A genomic segment from Nitrospira sp. encodes:
- a CDS encoding AttH component of AttEFGH ABC transport system, with amino-acid sequence MAMVLLLSLASPSVATNEPPPFAIATPGYHYRFPEDHGAHERFRTEWWYYTGHLTTAGGRRFGFQLTFFRRGIPPDQVKTLPSIWSIRQLYLAHFAVTDIENGRFHYVDRVSREGLGKAGAETGRLHVWIDRWSVSTDDRPPNDQRLQAGADEFSIDLRVTQQKPPVLHGRDGISRKGASPEQTSHYYSLTHLATEGQIRVGAETFAVTGLSWMDHEFGSADLGRDVVGWDWFSLHLSDKTELMWYSLRRADGSVDPVSSGTLVLADGRTHPLTAHDLTVATLSHWTSPRSNARYPQRWRITAPSVGLNLDVTSLLADQELDTARSTRVTYWEGAVSATGLAQGAPVTGRGYVELTGYAERFTQRL; translated from the coding sequence ATGGCGATGGTGCTGCTGTTGTCTCTCGCTTCGCCGTCCGTCGCCACAAATGAGCCGCCACCATTTGCGATCGCCACGCCCGGATATCACTATCGGTTCCCGGAAGACCACGGCGCCCATGAACGGTTTCGCACGGAATGGTGGTATTACACTGGCCACCTCACCACCGCCGGCGGCAGGCGTTTCGGCTTTCAGCTCACGTTTTTTCGCCGCGGCATCCCGCCCGACCAGGTCAAGACCTTGCCCTCCATATGGTCCATCCGGCAACTCTACCTCGCCCATTTCGCCGTGACGGACATTGAGAACGGCCGCTTCCACTACGTCGATAGGGTCAGCCGAGAAGGCCTCGGCAAGGCCGGGGCGGAAACGGGCCGGCTGCACGTCTGGATCGATCGCTGGTCGGTTTCAACGGATGATCGACCGCCGAACGACCAGAGGCTCCAGGCCGGTGCCGACGAGTTTTCCATCGATCTTCGGGTGACCCAACAGAAGCCTCCCGTCCTGCATGGCCGAGATGGCATCAGCCGCAAGGGCGCTTCTCCCGAGCAGACTTCGCACTACTATTCGCTCACCCATCTCGCAACCGAAGGGCAGATTCGGGTGGGTGCGGAAACCTTCGCCGTCACCGGGCTGAGCTGGATGGATCACGAATTCGGTTCGGCCGACCTGGGCCGGGATGTGGTGGGATGGGACTGGTTCAGCCTGCACTTGAGCGACAAGACCGAACTCATGTGGTACTCCTTGAGGCGGGCCGACGGATCGGTCGATCCGGTTTCCAGCGGCACCCTGGTCCTCGCCGACGGACGAACTCACCCGCTCACCGCCCACGACCTGACGGTCGCAACACTCTCCCATTGGACCAGTCCGCGATCGAACGCCCGTTATCCGCAACGTTGGCGCATCACCGCTCCCTCGGTGGGGCTGAATCTGGACGTGACCTCATTGCTGGCGGATCAGGAACTGGACACAGCGCGCAGCACCCGCGTGACCTATTGGGAAGGGGCGGTCTCCGCCACGGGCTTGGCGCAGGGTGCACCGGTCACAGGACGCGGCTATGTGGAACTCACCGGCTACGCCGAACGATTCACGCAACGGTTGTAA
- a CDS encoding Circadian phase modifier, producing MNQDQLQALLTQVQRGVVEIPDALRRLRTLPYENLGFASLDHHRALRQGFPEVIFCEGKTERQVVAIAKTLLRKNNTLLATRVERPVARALLRLSKRAVYHETARVVTIAPPKLVRRGSVLIVTAGTADIPVAEEACVTADIMGSRTDSLYDVGVAGLHRLLGQQERLHGARVLVVVAGMDGVLPSVVGGLVRQPVIAVPTSRGYGAHFGGLAALLTMLNSCAAGVGVMNIDNGFGAGCLAHRINMAGEAEGEGAAIP from the coding sequence ATGAATCAGGACCAGTTGCAGGCGTTGCTCACCCAGGTTCAACGGGGAGTCGTCGAGATACCCGATGCACTCAGACGATTGCGGACTCTGCCTTACGAAAATCTTGGATTTGCCTCGCTGGATCACCATCGGGCGCTCCGCCAGGGATTCCCGGAGGTGATTTTTTGCGAAGGCAAGACGGAACGCCAGGTTGTCGCCATTGCCAAGACCCTGCTGCGGAAGAATAATACCCTGCTGGCCACAAGGGTGGAGCGGCCTGTCGCCAGGGCGTTGCTGCGGCTCAGCAAGCGGGCGGTCTATCATGAAACGGCACGGGTCGTGACGATTGCACCGCCCAAGCTGGTGCGGCGCGGATCCGTGCTGATCGTCACCGCCGGCACCGCCGATATCCCCGTTGCCGAAGAAGCGTGCGTGACGGCCGACATCATGGGGAGCCGGACCGACAGCCTGTACGATGTGGGGGTGGCAGGGTTGCATCGCCTGCTCGGCCAGCAGGAACGGTTGCATGGGGCTCGAGTCTTGGTGGTGGTGGCCGGGATGGATGGCGTGCTTCCGAGCGTCGTCGGTGGGTTAGTCAGGCAACCGGTGATTGCCGTGCCGACGAGCCGTGGCTATGGGGCGCATTTCGGCGGCTTGGCCGCATTGTTGACCATGTTGAACTCCTGCGCGGCTGGGGTCGGGGTGATGAACATCGACAACGGTTTCGGAGCCGGTTGCCTGGCCCATCGCATCAACATGGCGGGAGAAGCAGAAGGTGAGGGGGCCGCTATTCCTTGA
- a CDS encoding Transcriptional regulator, MarR family, producing MELPDLKDDPHLKVLRPLVETYLAFWRTDSRHVRSLRLTPSQFDVIATLGDTEGLTCADLSAATLVTKGTLTGVLDRLAAKGLIRRIPVADDRRSTRICLTEKGDRLFRKTFAAHIAFIRPYFERALTGTEAEQLRTLLLRLRRSFQEAPDA from the coding sequence GTGGAACTTCCTGATCTCAAAGACGACCCGCACCTCAAGGTGCTGCGCCCGCTGGTCGAAACTTACCTCGCATTTTGGCGCACGGACAGCCGTCACGTCCGTTCGTTGCGACTCACACCTTCGCAATTCGACGTGATCGCCACCCTGGGCGACACCGAAGGGCTCACCTGCGCCGACCTGTCCGCCGCCACACTGGTGACGAAGGGAACCTTGACCGGCGTGCTGGACCGTCTGGCGGCGAAGGGATTGATCCGACGCATCCCGGTGGCGGATGACCGGCGAAGCACCAGGATCTGCCTCACGGAAAAAGGCGACCGTCTGTTCCGAAAAACCTTCGCCGCGCACATCGCCTTCATCCGCCCCTACTTTGAACGGGCCCTGACCGGCACGGAAGCCGAGCAACTGCGTACGCTGCTGCTTCGCCTGCGCCGGAGCTTCCAGGAAGCGCCGGACGCATGA
- a CDS encoding Glycerol-3-phosphate dehydrogenase [NAD(P)+] has product MTPPSIRRVAVVGAGAWGTALARHLAEKEISVSLWAYEVEVVQAIQRHRENHVYLPGVPLPTTLSATNVLSEALSEADCVIFVVPSHVARSVLKQIGPLLPQPIPLISATKGIEEDTLKLMTQVMQDVLPEPMHRSLMVLSGPSFASEVSQGHPSAISLAGPDTGVVKAIQTLLMTSSFRVYADDDLIGVQLGGALKNVMALAAGVVDGLGLGYNARAALITRGLAEMSRLGAAMGADQRTFYGLSGVGDLILTCTGPLSRNHSVGVRLGKGERLADILAGMQAVAEGVRTAKAALGLAMRYGVDMPIVQEVNEVLFADKPCRRAVGDLMEREAKEEKSLS; this is encoded by the coding sequence GTGACACCTCCATCCATTCGACGAGTGGCGGTCGTCGGGGCCGGGGCCTGGGGGACAGCCTTGGCACGGCACCTCGCGGAGAAGGAGATTTCGGTCAGCCTGTGGGCCTACGAGGTCGAGGTCGTACAGGCCATCCAACGTCATCGCGAGAACCATGTGTATTTGCCGGGGGTGCCCCTTCCGACGACTTTATCCGCGACCAATGTGCTGTCGGAAGCCCTGTCGGAGGCCGACTGTGTGATCTTCGTCGTGCCCTCGCATGTGGCGCGGTCGGTCCTGAAGCAAATCGGCCCCCTGCTCCCGCAGCCGATCCCCTTGATCAGCGCCACGAAGGGCATCGAAGAAGACACGCTCAAACTCATGACGCAGGTCATGCAGGATGTGCTGCCGGAGCCCATGCATCGGTCTTTGATGGTCTTGTCCGGGCCGAGTTTTGCGAGCGAAGTCAGCCAGGGACATCCGAGCGCCATCTCCCTTGCCGGACCGGATACGGGAGTCGTCAAGGCGATTCAGACGCTATTGATGACGTCGAGTTTCCGCGTCTATGCCGATGACGACCTGATCGGGGTGCAACTCGGGGGTGCGTTGAAAAACGTCATGGCGTTGGCCGCCGGGGTGGTCGATGGACTTGGACTCGGGTATAACGCTCGCGCCGCTCTCATCACCCGTGGGTTGGCCGAAATGAGCCGACTCGGAGCGGCAATGGGCGCAGACCAGCGTACCTTCTATGGGCTGTCGGGGGTCGGGGACCTCATCCTAACCTGCACCGGTCCGCTGAGCCGGAATCACTCGGTAGGAGTAAGACTGGGGAAGGGCGAGCGGCTTGCCGACATTCTTGCGGGCATGCAGGCTGTGGCTGAAGGCGTGCGCACGGCGAAAGCAGCGCTGGGGCTCGCCATGCGTTACGGCGTGGACATGCCGATCGTGCAGGAAGTGAACGAGGTGCTTTTTGCCGACAAACCCTGCCGCCGAGCGGTCGGCGACCTCATGGAGCGCGAAGCCAAAGAGGAGAAAAGCCTGTCATGA
- a CDS encoding Efflux ABC transporter, permease protein: MKAYWQEVRALTMRWVRRLSREKFSMLFTLVQPMLFWLIFFGNLFQRAADMQVTQAPSYISFLAAGVVVMTVLNNGLAGGVDLLFDKENGFLERLMSTPIHRTSVILSRFIFVMTITSLQVLVILGVAWLFGVQPATGLLGIATILFIGMLFGVGLTAISMAMAFSVKSHGDFFSVLGFLSLPMIFLSSALVPLSAMPGWMGFLAQFNPMTWAIDAVRPLILQGWAEALPHVGMVIVVMVLFDALCLYGGARAFRRAIG; this comes from the coding sequence ATGAAAGCGTACTGGCAGGAAGTTCGAGCGTTGACGATGCGGTGGGTGCGGCGGCTGAGCCGTGAAAAGTTCAGCATGCTCTTCACCCTGGTGCAGCCGATGCTGTTCTGGCTGATCTTCTTCGGCAATTTGTTTCAGCGCGCGGCGGACATGCAGGTGACCCAGGCCCCCAGCTATATCAGCTTCCTTGCCGCCGGCGTGGTCGTCATGACCGTGCTCAACAACGGTTTGGCGGGGGGCGTCGATCTCCTCTTCGATAAGGAGAACGGGTTCCTCGAACGGCTGATGTCCACACCGATTCACCGGACTTCGGTGATCCTGAGTCGGTTCATTTTTGTGATGACCATCACGTCGCTGCAAGTCTTGGTCATTCTCGGCGTCGCCTGGCTGTTCGGTGTGCAGCCTGCCACCGGCCTGTTGGGAATCGCGACGATTCTGTTCATCGGCATGCTGTTCGGCGTCGGGCTGACGGCGATTTCGATGGCGATGGCTTTTTCCGTGAAGAGCCATGGCGACTTCTTTTCCGTCCTGGGATTTCTCTCCTTGCCGATGATTTTTTTGAGTTCGGCGCTGGTTCCCTTGAGTGCGATGCCGGGCTGGATGGGATTCCTGGCGCAGTTCAATCCCATGACCTGGGCGATCGACGCGGTGCGGCCGTTGATCCTGCAGGGGTGGGCCGAAGCGCTTCCCCATGTCGGCATGGTGATCGTGGTAATGGTCCTATTCGACGCCCTCTGCCTCTACGGGGGGGCGCGGGCGTTCCGCCGGGCGATCGGGTGA
- a CDS encoding Sodium/calcium exchanger membrane region, with protein MTVLWYGLMFVASVVITLAGCHLFTNGIEWLGKRLNISEGAVGSIFAAVGTTLPETSIPIIAIFFGAGKEQAEVGLGAILGAPFMLSTLVLPILALLLLLYARLGKRTPTFKLNYGEVRVDILFFLISYGLALTCAAIPSRLFHAVVAVVLVGLYVYYMKLKFSAEDEESEGGGELEPLLFASRSPRPSYVVIGAQGIVGLLGLVGGAHLFVTAAESISGAMQVSPLILALLIAPLATELPEMSNSFLWLYRKKDRLAVGNVTGAMVFQGTFPVSVGLLGTEWTLGATALATMVLAVFAMGMSLLQVFWSGQWRPWLLSGSALLYLGYTLYLYTNGS; from the coding sequence TTGACGGTTCTCTGGTATGGGCTCATGTTCGTGGCCTCGGTGGTCATCACCCTGGCCGGGTGCCATCTCTTCACGAACGGTATCGAGTGGCTCGGTAAGCGCCTGAACATTTCCGAAGGTGCGGTCGGCAGTATCTTCGCGGCGGTCGGGACCACCCTGCCGGAGACCTCGATCCCGATCATCGCCATTTTTTTCGGAGCGGGCAAAGAGCAGGCAGAAGTCGGGCTTGGGGCGATCCTCGGGGCGCCCTTCATGCTGAGCACCTTGGTGTTGCCGATCCTGGCGCTGTTGCTGCTGTTGTATGCGCGGCTCGGAAAACGGACGCCGACCTTCAAGCTCAATTACGGCGAAGTCCGGGTCGATATCCTCTTCTTCCTCATCAGCTATGGGCTGGCCTTGACCTGTGCGGCCATCCCGTCACGCCTCTTCCATGCAGTGGTGGCGGTGGTCTTGGTCGGGCTCTACGTCTACTACATGAAGCTCAAATTTTCGGCGGAGGACGAGGAGAGCGAAGGGGGCGGCGAACTTGAACCTCTTTTATTTGCCAGCCGGTCGCCTCGCCCCTCCTATGTCGTCATCGGGGCGCAAGGAATTGTCGGCCTGTTGGGATTGGTCGGCGGAGCGCACCTCTTTGTCACGGCGGCTGAATCCATTTCGGGGGCCATGCAGGTCTCGCCCCTCATCCTCGCCCTGCTGATCGCGCCGTTGGCGACCGAGTTGCCGGAGATGTCCAATAGTTTCCTCTGGCTCTACCGTAAGAAGGACCGTCTGGCGGTCGGCAACGTGACCGGCGCGATGGTCTTCCAGGGCACGTTCCCCGTGTCCGTGGGGTTGCTCGGCACCGAATGGACCTTGGGAGCGACCGCATTGGCCACGATGGTGCTCGCCGTGTTCGCCATGGGCATGAGTTTGCTGCAAGTATTCTGGTCCGGGCAATGGCGGCCCTGGTTGCTCAGCGGTAGTGCGTTGCTGTACCTTGGCTATACCCTCTATCTCTATACGAATGGCTCCTAA
- a CDS encoding Phosphoglycerate/bisphosphoglycerate mutase, which translates to MPTILLVRHGETDWNRSGRVMGNQPIPLNRNGERQALACAETLSRTPLAGIFTSPVLRALQTAEILRRSHDLPLHHLPGLREIGVGDWINRYWLDLADDPAKRDWYTHPERARPSGGETLREVQSRAVTTLEQTIDNQQEAPYVFVSHADVIRAILAHYLGLDLATIRQATIDHASVSALDFSGESVRLLFLNHRPGLDRLL; encoded by the coding sequence ATGCCGACCATCTTGCTCGTCAGACATGGAGAAACCGATTGGAATCGGTCGGGCCGCGTGATGGGCAACCAACCGATTCCCCTCAACCGGAACGGCGAACGTCAAGCCTTGGCCTGCGCCGAGACCCTGTCTCGTACTCCGCTCGCAGGCATCTTCACCAGCCCCGTCTTGCGCGCCCTGCAAACCGCCGAGATCCTGCGCCGATCACATGACTTGCCGCTGCACCACCTGCCGGGACTGCGCGAAATAGGCGTGGGCGATTGGATCAATCGCTACTGGCTGGACTTGGCCGATGATCCGGCGAAACGTGACTGGTACACCCACCCGGAACGCGCTCGTCCGTCCGGCGGGGAAACGCTGCGAGAGGTGCAATCCCGCGCAGTGACGACGTTAGAACAGACGATCGACAACCAGCAGGAGGCGCCCTACGTCTTCGTGTCCCACGCCGACGTCATCCGAGCGATTCTCGCCCATTACTTAGGCCTCGACCTGGCGACCATCCGACAGGCCACGATCGACCATGCCTCGGTCAGCGCGCTGGATTTCAGCGGAGAATCCGTCCGACTCCTGTTCCTCAACCATCGGCCGGGACTGGACCGGCTCCTATAA
- a CDS encoding Efflux ABC transporter, ATP-binding protein, protein MSRAVAIDVSHLGKVYDQVRAVEDLSFQVYGGEIFGLLGPNGAGKSTTLRILITLLQPTVGSATILGLDSVKDADRVRQAIGYVPQERAIDRFLTGREHLELLADLYHLSPNEATQRIPRLLKLVELEEHADRPAKTYSGGMKRKLDIACGLLPDPKILFLDEPTLGLDVQSRLRIWDHVRAMRERGITVVMTTNYLDEADQLCDRIAIIDGGRIKALGSPMELKVGLGGDLVSLTVREQDRVEALASAVKSLPAIRAVMTRPNGLDIRVDSPEKALPAILEAANRLTCRLEFIDYHRPRLDDVFIAHTGRRIQEEAPNATE, encoded by the coding sequence ATGTCGCGGGCGGTCGCTATCGACGTGTCGCACCTGGGGAAGGTGTACGACCAGGTTCGGGCCGTCGAGGACCTCTCTTTTCAGGTCTATGGCGGGGAGATTTTCGGTTTGCTCGGGCCGAACGGCGCGGGCAAGAGTACCACGCTACGTATTCTGATCACTCTCCTCCAACCGACCGTCGGGTCGGCCACCATTCTCGGGTTGGATTCGGTCAAGGATGCAGACCGCGTGCGGCAGGCCATCGGGTACGTCCCGCAGGAGCGGGCCATCGATCGGTTCCTGACCGGGCGGGAACATCTCGAACTCCTCGCGGACCTGTATCATCTCTCGCCGAACGAAGCGACCCAGCGCATTCCCCGGCTGCTGAAGCTGGTGGAACTGGAGGAGCATGCGGATCGCCCCGCCAAGACCTACTCCGGCGGCATGAAGCGGAAGTTGGACATCGCTTGCGGGCTGTTGCCCGATCCGAAGATTCTCTTCCTGGACGAACCGACGCTCGGGTTGGATGTGCAGAGCCGCCTCCGTATCTGGGACCATGTGCGGGCGATGAGGGAGCGAGGCATCACCGTCGTCATGACCACCAACTATCTCGACGAGGCCGATCAGCTCTGCGACCGGATCGCCATCATCGACGGGGGCCGGATCAAGGCCCTTGGCTCTCCCATGGAATTGAAGGTCGGGTTGGGCGGCGACCTGGTCTCGTTGACGGTGCGCGAACAGGATCGCGTCGAGGCACTGGCTTCCGCGGTGAAGTCCCTCCCGGCCATCCGGGCCGTCATGACCAGGCCGAACGGATTGGATATTCGCGTCGATTCTCCCGAGAAGGCCCTGCCGGCCATCCTCGAAGCGGCCAACCGCTTGACCTGCCGGCTGGAATTCATCGACTATCACCGGCCCAGATTGGACGACGTGTTTATCGCGCACACGGGCCGCCGCATTCAGGAAGAGGCTCCGAATGCGACGGAATGA
- a CDS encoding calcineurin-like phosphoesterase has product MIATLVRWQELARIWIGHWLSRPFHHFFNLMPGVEFGLSPAAVTRLPLVHASLAGRRAVHLSDLHLDRYRPRHRAVVRTVAELAPDWIFITGDLLNVRDGLPHVLRFLSELRRVAPVFVTLGNHDHYSGVRIDEFAEHFDRRKVTLLVNQVTFLPQESGELAIVGLDDPSLHRADLHCIPSPQPGRFTLVLAHAPNILEQLTPRHHVDLTLCGHSHAGQWRIPYVPTFWLPPGCHGRTNGLYEKDGHRLYVNRGLGWSVLPARVNCTPELVLLDWTA; this is encoded by the coding sequence ATGATCGCCACGCTGGTGCGGTGGCAAGAACTGGCGCGCATCTGGATCGGCCATTGGCTGAGCCGGCCCTTCCACCATTTTTTTAACTTGATGCCCGGCGTCGAATTCGGCCTTTCCCCCGCTGCCGTCACCCGCCTCCCGCTGGTGCATGCGTCCTTGGCCGGCCGCCGCGCGGTGCATCTCAGCGACTTGCATCTGGACCGGTATCGTCCACGACATCGCGCCGTCGTCCGCACCGTGGCCGAGCTTGCGCCGGATTGGATCTTCATCACCGGCGATCTCCTCAACGTCCGGGACGGCCTGCCCCATGTCCTGCGTTTTCTGTCCGAGTTGCGGCGCGTCGCCCCGGTCTTCGTCACCCTCGGCAACCACGACCATTACAGTGGCGTGCGGATCGATGAATTCGCCGAACACTTCGATCGCCGCAAGGTGACACTGTTGGTCAACCAGGTGACGTTCCTCCCCCAGGAATCCGGAGAGTTGGCGATCGTCGGGCTCGACGACCCTTCGCTCCATCGCGCAGACCTGCATTGTATTCCGTCTCCGCAACCGGGGCGATTCACGCTCGTGTTGGCCCATGCGCCCAATATCCTGGAACAACTCACACCTCGGCACCACGTCGACTTGACCCTCTGCGGGCATAGCCATGCCGGACAATGGCGGATCCCCTATGTCCCGACGTTCTGGCTGCCGCCCGGCTGTCATGGTCGAACCAACGGCCTGTATGAGAAGGACGGGCACCGCCTCTACGTCAACCGAGGACTGGGCTGGTCGGTCCTTCCCGCTCGTGTCAACTGCACGCCTGAACTCGTCCTTCTCGACTGGACCGCGTAA
- a CDS encoding tRNA pseudouridine(13) synthase — MTTPSRLDETAPYLTVSVPALGGRIRSTPEDFRVEERPLYLPCGEGEHLYLRVTKRGLSTPDLVLRLSSQLHIKAQSIGVAGLKDAQAVTMQMVSLQGVKAEQAAALPTDERLLALEVLGRHRNRLRKGHHAGNHFRLVIRDMQEGSEDFLPRLFDELLRRGVPNYFGPQRQGRAGTNFQLGAELLQDEKRRNKMSRSKRLWFMNAYQSHLFNRILAQRIESLDRVFQGDWAMKTENGACFPVEQPEVEQPRVDRFEISPTGVLFGSRAPWATGYPGEVERAVVGDLGTTPEALSKAGAECGFRGERRALRVRLNGLDWKLEGRDLTLSFWLPPGSYATSVLREIVKTPAFPPDGRI, encoded by the coding sequence ATGACAACCCCCTCCCGGCTTGATGAGACGGCGCCCTATTTGACTGTCTCGGTCCCGGCCCTCGGCGGGAGGATTCGCAGCACTCCGGAGGATTTTCGCGTCGAGGAACGGCCCCTGTACCTGCCCTGCGGGGAGGGGGAGCATCTCTATCTTCGAGTGACCAAACGGGGCCTGTCCACGCCGGATCTCGTCCTGCGACTTTCGTCCCAACTCCACATCAAGGCCCAATCCATCGGGGTGGCCGGACTGAAGGATGCACAGGCCGTCACCATGCAAATGGTTTCTTTGCAGGGGGTGAAGGCGGAGCAGGCGGCGGCCCTACCCACCGACGAACGTCTGCTGGCGTTGGAAGTCTTGGGGCGCCACCGCAATCGGCTCCGCAAGGGCCACCATGCCGGCAACCATTTCCGATTGGTCATTCGGGATATGCAGGAAGGGAGCGAAGACTTCTTGCCACGGCTGTTCGACGAGTTGTTGCGCCGGGGCGTGCCGAATTACTTCGGCCCACAGCGACAAGGGCGAGCCGGAACGAATTTTCAATTGGGCGCCGAGTTGCTGCAAGATGAGAAGCGCCGTAACAAGATGAGCCGTTCCAAGCGCCTCTGGTTCATGAATGCCTACCAATCCCATCTGTTCAATCGCATCTTGGCCCAACGGATCGAGAGCCTCGACCGGGTCTTCCAGGGCGACTGGGCCATGAAGACGGAGAACGGCGCCTGTTTTCCGGTGGAACAGCCGGAGGTAGAACAGCCTCGCGTCGACCGGTTCGAGATCAGCCCCACCGGCGTGCTTTTCGGGTCCCGTGCGCCCTGGGCGACCGGGTACCCCGGCGAGGTCGAACGGGCCGTGGTGGGTGACTTGGGAACGACTCCGGAAGCGTTGTCGAAAGCGGGCGCCGAATGCGGGTTCCGCGGCGAACGGCGTGCCCTCCGCGTGCGGCTGAATGGTTTGGACTGGAAGCTGGAGGGGCGTGACCTCACCCTCTCGTTTTGGCTTCCACCAGGCTCGTACGCCACGAGTGTGCTGCGGGAAATCGTCAAAACGCCGGCCTTCCCGCCAGATGGTAGAATTTGA
- a CDS encoding NG,NG-dimethylarginine dimethylaminohydrolase 1, with the protein MSRLLVCPPDYFQIDYEINPWMRRANAVDPVRAVGQWQALMKVLEQDVGAGLERMQPVQGLPDLVFTANAGVVAGRRALVSRFRYPERQREEAHFERWFREQGYEVLTLDKTLYFEGAGDLLGFPDTWFGGYRQRSDIRVFPRLSEIFQREIIPLELIDSRFYHLDTCFCPLSGGDLLYFPAAFDSYGQTVIAQRLPEERRLTVSEDEALRFACNAVCVGKQVVIPSGCPNTMQLLEARGYRTHAVQLDEFMKSGGAAKCLTLALD; encoded by the coding sequence ATGAGCCGGCTGTTGGTGTGTCCACCGGACTATTTCCAGATCGACTACGAAATCAATCCCTGGATGCGACGGGCGAATGCCGTGGACCCGGTGCGTGCGGTCGGTCAATGGCAGGCGCTGATGAAGGTGCTGGAACAGGATGTCGGCGCAGGCCTCGAACGGATGCAACCGGTTCAGGGCCTTCCCGACCTAGTTTTCACGGCCAATGCGGGGGTGGTGGCGGGCCGGCGGGCGCTCGTCAGCCGATTTCGTTACCCGGAGCGGCAACGGGAGGAAGCGCACTTCGAACGGTGGTTTCGCGAGCAGGGCTATGAGGTGTTGACGCTCGACAAGACCCTCTACTTCGAAGGGGCCGGCGACCTGCTGGGTTTTCCCGATACCTGGTTCGGTGGCTATCGGCAGCGGTCGGACATCCGGGTCTTTCCCCGGTTGAGCGAGATTTTCCAACGGGAGATCATTCCCCTCGAATTGATCGATAGCCGGTTCTACCATCTGGACACCTGTTTTTGCCCGCTCAGCGGCGGAGACCTGCTGTACTTTCCCGCGGCCTTCGACTCCTACGGCCAGACGGTCATTGCGCAACGGCTTCCGGAGGAGCGCCGCCTGACCGTATCGGAAGACGAGGCCTTGCGGTTCGCCTGCAATGCCGTGTGTGTCGGCAAGCAGGTCGTGATCCCGTCCGGTTGCCCCAATACGATGCAGCTCCTGGAGGCCAGGGGGTATCGGACTCATGCCGTGCAATTGGACGAGTTCATGAAGTCCGGCGGCGCAGCCAAATGCTTGACCCTCGCCCTCGACTGA
- a CDS encoding 4-hydroxythreonine-4-phosphate dehydrogenase has translation MVTSGATPLPLLGLTMGDPAGIGPEVIAKALADKALGRLCRPVVIGSRPVLERTIKWLKLPLQVVGWEPGNGARPKADQVAVVDPLGNPLPKFRMGVATDVTGAASVAFIKSAVELAQAGSVAGIVTAPINKEAMNMAGYHYPGHTELLADLTGSTEFGMMIVGGPLKIMFTTTHVAINALPPLLTTERIAKAIRLAHLGLTKYFGIARPRIGVAALNPHAGEHGLFGDEEATSIAPAVRLARAAGIKASDPLPADTLFGKAARGVYDGVVAMYHDQGLIPLKLVAFGTCVNLTVGLPIIRTSVDHGTAYDIAGKGVAEQGSLLEAVKVTARLANNWSMRTRAPRQKGL, from the coding sequence ATGGTCACAAGTGGGGCGACACCGCTTCCATTACTGGGCCTCACCATGGGAGATCCGGCCGGGATCGGACCGGAAGTCATCGCCAAGGCTTTGGCCGATAAGGCGTTGGGCCGTCTCTGTCGTCCGGTCGTCATCGGTTCTCGGCCTGTCCTCGAACGGACCATCAAATGGCTGAAGCTGCCGCTGCAGGTGGTGGGGTGGGAACCGGGGAACGGAGCAAGGCCAAAGGCGGATCAGGTGGCGGTGGTGGATCCGCTCGGAAATCCCCTGCCGAAATTTCGGATGGGTGTGGCGACGGATGTGACGGGAGCCGCCTCCGTGGCCTTCATCAAGTCCGCGGTCGAACTGGCACAGGCGGGGAGCGTAGCCGGGATCGTCACGGCGCCCATCAACAAAGAGGCGATGAACATGGCCGGTTACCATTACCCAGGCCATACGGAGCTGTTGGCCGACCTGACCGGGAGTACAGAGTTCGGGATGATGATCGTCGGCGGGCCGCTGAAGATCATGTTTACCACCACACATGTGGCGATCAATGCCTTGCCTCCGTTGTTGACGACCGAGCGTATCGCCAAGGCCATCCGTCTCGCTCACCTTGGGCTGACGAAGTACTTCGGCATCGCGCGGCCCAGAATCGGCGTGGCGGCGTTGAACCCCCATGCAGGCGAACATGGTTTGTTCGGCGACGAGGAGGCGACCAGCATCGCGCCGGCCGTGCGACTGGCTAGGGCGGCTGGCATCAAGGCCAGTGATCCGTTGCCTGCCGACACCCTGTTCGGGAAAGCGGCCAGGGGTGTGTATGACGGCGTGGTGGCGATGTACCATGATCAAGGCCTCATACCCTTGAAGCTGGTGGCCTTCGGGACCTGCGTGAACCTGACCGTGGGGCTGCCGATCATCCGTACGTCGGTGGACCATGGGACGGCCTACGATATCGCCGGCAAGGGGGTGGCCGAACAGGGCAGCCTGTTGGAGGCGGTGAAGGTGACGGCTCGTCTGGCCAACAATTGGTCGATGAGAACAAGGGCGCCGCGACAGAAAGGACTGTGA